A window of Nitrospinota bacterium genomic DNA:
CAAACTGGTACCTGAAGGTGTAGAGGGAAGGGTACCATACAAGGGTTTCCTTTCTTTTAGTGTTCAACAGCTCATAGGAGGGGTAAGGGCTGGCATGGGTTACTGTGGCTGTAAAGATATAGCTGAATTAAGGAAAAAGGCCAGGTTTATCAAGATAACTTCATCAGGGCTTAAAGAAAGCCATGTCCATGATGTTATTATTACGAAAGAGGCGACGAATTACCAAAGATAATAATCTTTGATATAACCAGAATAGATCTGTAGAAATTATAGAAGTAGAGAGAAACGATATAAAGATAGTTGGAAGTTCTTGTGTTAAATCCTAAAGATAAATCCACCATCATATATAAAGGTGGTAGAGTATATTTAAATTTTGAATAGCTTTCAATCCTGGATTAAAAAATGAGAAAAAAAGAAACTGAACTTGATAAACTTGCCAAAAAAGATGTTGATGAATCAAAGAAAAAAGATGAACAACCAGAAGAATCTGAAAAAAAATTCTTTGAGATGAGATTTGCTAGATTTGTAGCGCTTGCTGGTATAGTATTCTTAAGCTTCCTTATCCTCCTTTTGTTAACATGGTTATTACCCTCCGACAAAAAAACTCCTGAAGAACAAAAAGTAGCCGTTATTGATGAGGCAAAAAAAGAAAAGATTGCCCCTGAGCTGATAGTATACTCCTTTGATCCCTTCTTTGTTCCACTGGTTAGCTCCCCGAAA
This region includes:
- a CDS encoding IMP dehydrogenase; the protein is KLVPEGVEGRVPYKGFLSFSVQQLIGGVRAGMGYCGCKDIAELRKKARFIKITSSGLKESHVHDVIITKEATNYQR
- a CDS encoding flagellar basal body-associated FliL family protein, coding for MRKKETELDKLAKKDVDESKKKDEQPEESEKKFFEMRFARFVALAGIVFLSFLILLLLTWLLPSDKKTPEEQKVAVIDEAKKEKIAPELIVYSFDPFFVPLVSSPKEKNFLKIGLDAELSSAMLKKEIGSNLPEIRSSIFKTITSKSVTDIKNPEGKSRLKNEITAKINSLLRSGTIKELYFSQFIIQ